A window of the Mucilaginibacter sp. cycad4 genome harbors these coding sequences:
- a CDS encoding response regulator translates to MKILVVDDEADVQPLFLQRFRKEIKSGEIEFNFALSGEEALHFLEDHHSQVILILSDINMPGMSGLELLRNIRQHYEKPPPVVMMITAYGDDENYKQSMELGANDFLTKPLDFNNLKDKLKHLEQ, encoded by the coding sequence ATGAAAATACTTGTTGTTGATGATGAGGCAGATGTACAACCCTTATTTTTACAACGTTTCCGGAAAGAGATTAAAAGCGGTGAAATAGAGTTCAATTTCGCACTATCAGGTGAAGAGGCACTTCATTTTTTGGAGGACCATCACTCGCAGGTAATACTAATTTTATCTGATATCAATATGCCGGGTATGAGCGGGCTTGAACTATTGCGCAACATCAGGCAGCATTATGAAAAACCACCGCCGGTAGTGATGATGATCACCGCATACGGCGATGATGAAAACTATAAACAATCAATGGAGCTTGGAGCCAATGACTTTTTAACCAAACCGCTTGATTTTAACAATTTGAAAGACAAACTTAAACACTTAGAACAATAA
- a CDS encoding ABC transporter ATP-binding protein, with protein MKQILKGILLILNQHEKARLVRLIIADIVIAMLDVAFLGLLLLMVNFYTQQGLANNYHFLPAGLANKKSLWLIGIFLVLFAMKNCIGFFAQNAQQHFFYKVASRLSERNIRNYLDADFDQFIHVDSSVHTRRISQQPIEFGHYILTNFQQIVSQTVLIFFTIGAIMFYHPALFVLLFVLLLPPVAVLGWFIKTRLKSIRGQIKIVSEKTLQHLNESLSGYVESNIYQKNDFFSRRFFGYQLQLNQNIASQQTWQNLPSRLMEVFAVLGFFILIAVNKLMGDTPVVSILTIGIFVAAAYKIIPGIVKILNSGGQMKTYEFILADLVVEQNDEPRVNEVVDEQIWSLKFEKVSFSYPDKTVLDQLYFEMTPGDIMGISGNSGRGKTTIINLLTGFLEPEKGGIYINNKIAATPMRRLYRKNISLVKQQPFFIYDTILKNIMLDDKTADEQKLMSVLEFCGLNKLIAGYPEGTAKVITENGKNISGGQRQRIMLARALYHNHDLLILDEPFSEMDADAENELLTKLQQLARQGKMIILITHNKASLAICNKVISPNG; from the coding sequence TTGAAGCAAATTTTAAAAGGTATTCTGCTTATCCTGAACCAACATGAAAAAGCAAGGCTTGTCAGGTTAATTATTGCCGATATTGTTATCGCCATGCTGGATGTTGCTTTTTTAGGCTTGCTGCTGTTAATGGTTAATTTTTATACGCAGCAGGGATTGGCGAACAATTATCATTTTTTACCGGCCGGCCTCGCGAATAAAAAATCATTGTGGCTTATTGGTATTTTCCTGGTGCTTTTTGCGATGAAAAACTGTATCGGTTTCTTTGCGCAAAATGCGCAGCAGCATTTCTTTTACAAGGTGGCGTCAAGGCTATCCGAACGTAATATCAGGAATTATCTTGATGCAGATTTTGATCAGTTTATTCACGTTGATTCATCTGTCCATACCCGGCGAATTAGCCAGCAGCCTATCGAGTTTGGCCATTACATACTCACCAATTTTCAGCAAATAGTATCTCAAACGGTATTGATCTTTTTTACTATTGGGGCTATTATGTTCTATCACCCAGCCTTGTTTGTTTTGCTGTTTGTGTTGCTGCTGCCGCCTGTCGCGGTTTTGGGCTGGTTCATCAAAACCAGGCTAAAATCCATCCGGGGGCAGATCAAAATCGTGAGCGAAAAAACGCTTCAGCATTTAAACGAATCCTTATCTGGTTATGTAGAAAGTAATATTTATCAAAAAAACGATTTCTTTAGTCGTCGGTTTTTTGGCTACCAACTACAGTTAAACCAAAATATAGCTTCACAGCAAACCTGGCAAAACCTGCCTTCACGTTTAATGGAAGTATTTGCCGTTCTGGGTTTTTTTATCCTCATCGCTGTAAATAAATTAATGGGCGATACTCCTGTGGTTAGTATCCTCACCATCGGTATTTTTGTGGCGGCCGCGTACAAAATCATCCCCGGTATTGTAAAGATCCTGAACAGCGGCGGGCAAATGAAAACCTATGAATTTATCCTGGCCGACCTGGTTGTTGAACAAAATGATGAACCCCGGGTTAATGAAGTTGTTGACGAACAGATTTGGTCATTGAAATTTGAAAAAGTAAGTTTCAGCTACCCGGACAAAACTGTTTTGGATCAGCTTTATTTTGAGATGACTCCTGGTGATATTATGGGTATTTCGGGGAACTCGGGCAGGGGGAAAACAACCATCATTAACCTGTTAACCGGTTTTTTAGAGCCGGAGAAGGGGGGCATTTATATCAACAATAAAATTGCTGCTACGCCAATGCGCCGGCTTTACCGTAAAAATATCTCCCTGGTTAAACAACAACCTTTTTTTATATATGATACCATCCTGAAAAACATAATGCTTGATGATAAAACTGCGGACGAGCAAAAGCTGATGAGTGTACTGGAGTTTTGCGGCCTAAATAAGCTGATTGCAGGGTACCCCGAAGGCACAGCTAAAGTTATTACCGAAAATGGTAAAAACATTAGCGGCGGTCAGCGCCAAAGGATCATGCTGGCCCGGGCGCTTTATCATAATCACGATCTGTTAATTTTAGATGAGCCGTTCAGTGAAATGGATGCAGATGCCGAAAATGAGCTTTTAACCAAATTGCAGCAACTGGCCCGGCAGGGAAAAATGATCATCCTGATCACCCATAACAAAGCCAGCCTGGCTATCTGTAATAAAGTGATCTCGCCCAATGGATAA
- a CDS encoding trimeric intracellular cation channel family protein, translating into MLHILYIIAIIAEAMTAALSAGRRDMDWVGVCIIAWVTALGGGTVRNILFNHYPMSWVEHPEYLVITAVAAILAAIIARLMTKMKTLFLYLDALGLVVFTIIGCQIAEQISLPIIIILLSGMITGCAGGVLRDVLCNEVPLLFRKEVYASASIVTGAFYLGIEHLGAPSGVSIVIACAIGLALRLLSIRYNWQMPKFVYREEWH; encoded by the coding sequence ATGCTTCACATTCTTTACATTATAGCCATTATTGCCGAAGCAATGACAGCTGCATTATCAGCCGGGCGGCGGGATATGGACTGGGTTGGTGTTTGTATCATAGCCTGGGTTACAGCATTAGGCGGCGGCACCGTTCGCAATATATTGTTTAATCATTACCCAATGAGCTGGGTTGAACACCCCGAATATTTAGTAATCACTGCAGTAGCAGCGATATTGGCCGCCATTATTGCCCGCCTCATGACCAAAATGAAAACGCTGTTCCTGTACCTGGATGCTTTGGGCCTGGTGGTATTTACCATCATAGGCTGTCAGATAGCTGAACAGATCAGCCTGCCCATTATCATCATTTTGCTAAGCGGCATGATTACCGGCTGTGCCGGCGGCGTACTGCGCGATGTATTATGTAATGAGGTCCCCCTATTGTTCCGCAAAGAAGTTTATGCCAGTGCATCCATTGTTACCGGAGCGTTTTATCTGGGGATTGAACATTTAGGTGCCCCCTCCGGGGTATCCATTGTAATAGCTTGTGCTATTGGCCTGGCCTTGCGTCTGCTCTCTATCAGATACAACTGGCAAATGCCCAAGTTTGTGTACCGGGAAGAATGGCATTAG
- a CDS encoding HD domain-containing protein yields the protein MQVEQAGAFILDKIKKELPEHFHYHNADHALDVYTAAKQIAAGEGVSGHELKLLLTAAYYHDSGFLFGQANHEAGSCKNAREYLPAFGYTSDEIGQVCDIIMATKMPQNPHNHLGRIICDADLDYLGRNDFFILSKRLFSELVITDHLESELEWDRQQVKFLQSHHYFTQTSLRLRAEGKNEHLKIITTKI from the coding sequence ATGCAAGTAGAACAAGCCGGGGCCTTCATCCTCGACAAAATAAAAAAGGAACTTCCTGAACATTTTCATTACCACAATGCCGATCACGCCCTTGATGTTTATACCGCCGCAAAGCAAATTGCTGCAGGCGAGGGAGTGAGCGGGCACGAATTAAAGCTACTGCTCACCGCTGCTTACTATCATGATTCAGGTTTTTTGTTCGGGCAGGCCAATCATGAGGCAGGTTCCTGCAAAAATGCCCGGGAGTACCTGCCGGCTTTTGGTTATACCAGCGATGAAATTGGACAGGTTTGCGATATTATTATGGCAACCAAAATGCCGCAAAACCCTCACAATCATTTGGGCCGGATAATTTGTGATGCCGATTTGGATTATTTGGGCCGAAATGATTTTTTTATCCTCAGTAAAAGGTTATTTTCGGAACTTGTAATTACAGATCACCTTGAATCGGAATTGGAGTGGGACAGGCAGCAGGTGAAGTTTCTGCAAAGCCATCATTATTTCACCCAAACCTCGCTTAGGCTCAGGGCTGAAGGTAAAAATGAGCATTTGAAAATTATCACAACAAAAATTTAA
- a CDS encoding YitT family protein has protein sequence MTQPGLKIEEILKDVVTVIIGILFCGFALKGFLVPNSFFDGGVTGISLLIHELYHFNIAYVIIIANIPFIIMGMFQVNKSFALKTLACVIGLGLCLQFIEYPVITQDKLLVSIFGGVFMGLGVGLSIRGGCALDGIEILALYTLKRSSFTISEIILGINIIIFLIAAVELGLQTALYSILTYYTASRTITFVIDGLEEYTAVNIISGQSEIIKEKLVMELGRGITIYKGERGFMKESFDVHQPVDIIFTVITRLEVRRLKNLVHSIDPKAFIFTNSIKEAAGGVLKKKVRDH, from the coding sequence ATGACACAACCGGGTTTAAAAATTGAAGAAATTTTAAAAGACGTAGTAACAGTAATTATCGGCATTTTATTCTGCGGGTTCGCGCTTAAAGGTTTTTTGGTACCTAACAGTTTCTTTGATGGCGGGGTAACGGGCATCTCTTTGCTTATTCATGAGCTTTATCATTTTAATATAGCCTATGTAATTATTATTGCGAACATACCTTTTATTATCATGGGGATGTTCCAGGTTAATAAATCATTTGCGCTAAAAACGCTTGCCTGTGTAATTGGACTTGGCCTGTGCCTGCAATTTATAGAATATCCGGTTATAACTCAGGATAAACTGTTGGTGTCTATTTTTGGTGGCGTGTTTATGGGCCTGGGGGTAGGCTTATCAATTCGCGGAGGTTGTGCTTTAGATGGTATCGAGATTTTAGCTTTATACACTTTGAAGCGCAGTAGTTTCACCATTAGCGAGATTATTTTAGGTATCAATATCATCATCTTTCTTATTGCGGCAGTTGAGCTGGGTTTACAAACAGCATTATATTCTATTTTAACTTATTACACTGCATCAAGAACAATAACATTTGTGATAGATGGCCTTGAAGAGTACACCGCAGTAAATATCATCTCGGGCCAAAGTGAGATCATTAAGGAAAAACTGGTTATGGAACTTGGTCGTGGTATTACCATTTACAAAGGCGAACGCGGTTTCATGAAAGAAAGCTTTGATGTTCATCAGCCGGTAGATATCATCTTCACCGTGATCACCCGTCTTGAAGTGCGCCGATTAAAAAATCTGGTGCACAGTATCGATCCCAAAGCTTTTATTTTTACCAATAGTATTAAAGAAGCTGCCGGCGGTGTGTTAAAGAAAAAGGTAAGGGATCATTAA
- a CDS encoding response regulator, giving the protein MAKILVVDDEQDLELLIRQKFRKKIREGVYEFVFAQNGFEALTQLKDHPDIDVVLSDINMPEMDGLTLLTKLPDANPILKAVMVSAYSDMDNIRTAMNRGAFDFVCKPVNFEDLDITIEKTLQHVIELKKTMQAIKENNILRMYVDENVLNFMTHKEFENSLLSNETIEATVLFIDICGFTAITEHVAANTVVGMINKYFDVMVQEIIAQNGHIDKFMGDAVMAVFRGEYHLDRAIDAALAVRDKMHGADEIQAGEKTFKPSVSIGINSGEMISGNIGSATLKRLDYTVIGDAVNLAQRLQTVAQANQIIVSADVYEQAKGSFALNKIGEVSLKNKANPVEIYEVVA; this is encoded by the coding sequence ATGGCCAAGATACTGGTAGTAGATGACGAACAGGACCTGGAATTACTGATCAGGCAAAAATTCAGGAAAAAGATACGGGAAGGCGTATATGAATTTGTGTTTGCCCAAAATGGTTTTGAAGCGTTGACCCAGCTAAAGGACCATCCGGATATTGACGTAGTGCTGAGCGATATCAATATGCCCGAGATGGATGGCCTCACGCTGCTTACCAAGCTACCCGATGCCAACCCGATATTAAAAGCGGTGATGGTATCAGCCTATAGCGATATGGATAACATTCGCACGGCTATGAACCGCGGCGCGTTTGATTTTGTATGCAAACCTGTAAATTTTGAAGACCTTGATATTACTATTGAAAAAACGCTTCAACATGTTATCGAGCTCAAAAAAACCATGCAGGCCATTAAGGAAAACAACATCCTGCGCATGTATGTAGATGAGAACGTGCTTAACTTCATGACCCACAAGGAGTTTGAGAACAGTCTTCTGAGTAACGAAACCATTGAAGCTACCGTACTATTTATTGACATTTGCGGTTTTACCGCTATTACCGAGCATGTTGCGGCCAACACCGTTGTAGGGATGATCAATAAGTACTTTGATGTAATGGTGCAGGAGATCATTGCTCAAAATGGCCACATAGATAAATTTATGGGCGATGCCGTAATGGCGGTTTTCCGTGGCGAATACCACCTTGACCGCGCCATTGACGCTGCCCTTGCCGTGCGCGATAAAATGCACGGGGCAGATGAGATCCAGGCCGGTGAAAAAACGTTCAAACCATCTGTTTCTATCGGCATCAATTCGGGCGAAATGATTTCGGGCAATATTGGTTCGGCTACCTTAAAACGCCTGGATTATACGGTTATTGGCGATGCTGTAAACCTGGCCCAGCGCCTCCAAACCGTGGCACAAGCCAACCAAATTATTGTAAGTGCCGATGTATATGAACAGGCTAAAGGCTCCTTCGCGCTCAATAAAATTGGTGAGGTAAGTTTGAAGAATAAGGCTAATCCGGTGGAGATTTACGAGGTAGTGGCTTAG
- a CDS encoding dicarboxylate/amino acid:cation symporter, with protein MNSWFKNYKGIILLITGIIIGSIAGAVLGDKVGVIKPIGDIFLNLLFTAVVPLVFFAIASAIAALDSSQRLGKLLGVTSLVFVSTVIVAAIVTIIAIWIFPIHQHLVASPITEAITKKPFGDQLTSLFTTSEFYQLLSRKSMLAMIIFAVITGFATLHAGEKGKAFAGFLHSGNEVFKNIFSLIMKIGPIGLGAYFAYQVGVFGPQLFGGYARSMALYYGVGAFYYLAIFSLYAFIAGGVSAFKRYWKNNIIPSATAVGTCSSIATIPANLDAAKKMGISDAIANITIPLGGTLHKDGSSISSIVKMAVVFALFGKSFDNAETIIIALVMTVLVSLVEGGIPNGGYIGELLFISAYGFPPEALPPAIIIGTLVDPMATLLNATGDTAAAMLVARFTEGKDWMKPPNP; from the coding sequence ATGAACAGCTGGTTTAAAAACTATAAAGGCATCATTCTACTAATAACAGGTATCATCATTGGCAGCATTGCCGGGGCTGTTTTGGGCGATAAAGTGGGGGTGATCAAACCCATTGGTGATATTTTCCTGAACCTGCTGTTCACTGCCGTTGTGCCGCTGGTTTTCTTTGCTATAGCATCAGCTATTGCTGCGCTGGACAGCTCACAAAGGCTTGGAAAACTCTTAGGCGTAACATCATTGGTGTTTGTATCAACTGTGATAGTAGCTGCTATAGTTACCATTATTGCCATCTGGATCTTCCCTATTCATCAGCACCTGGTAGCCAGCCCTATCACCGAAGCCATCACTAAAAAACCCTTCGGCGATCAGCTAACAAGCCTTTTTACCACCAGCGAATTTTATCAATTGCTATCCCGCAAAAGCATGCTGGCCATGATCATTTTTGCGGTGATCACCGGCTTTGCTACCCTGCATGCAGGCGAAAAAGGTAAAGCGTTTGCCGGCTTTCTGCATAGCGGCAACGAGGTGTTCAAGAATATTTTTAGCCTTATTATGAAAATTGGCCCTATTGGTCTGGGCGCTTATTTTGCCTACCAGGTTGGGGTGTTCGGTCCGCAGTTGTTTGGAGGTTATGCGCGTTCCATGGCCTTATATTATGGCGTAGGCGCTTTTTATTACCTGGCAATATTTAGCTTATATGCCTTTATTGCCGGTGGTGTAAGCGCGTTTAAGCGATACTGGAAAAATAATATTATACCATCGGCTACGGCCGTAGGTACCTGTAGCAGCATTGCTACCATACCGGCAAATTTGGATGCCGCAAAAAAGATGGGAATCTCTGATGCTATTGCTAATATTACTATCCCGCTGGGTGGCACTTTGCATAAAGATGGTTCAAGCATTTCATCTATAGTAAAAATGGCTGTGGTATTTGCGCTGTTTGGTAAAAGCTTTGACAACGCCGAAACTATTATCATAGCCCTTGTCATGACAGTTTTGGTAAGCCTTGTTGAAGGAGGTATACCTAACGGTGGTTACATTGGAGAGCTGCTTTTTATTTCGGCATATGGTTTTCCGCCCGAAGCGCTCCCCCCTGCCATTATCATCGGTACGCTGGTTGACCCGATGGCTACATTGTTGAATGCAACCGGCGATACGGCTGCCGCCATGCTGGTGGCCCGGTTTACCGAAGGAAAGGACTGGATGAAGCCCCCTAACCCCTAA
- a CDS encoding ATP-binding protein has protein sequence MSLEPFLAVFVITQYRRHLKNDDLLTKWNKYLNIGYYIAIAIFIFDVSFDHAHKLAIVVAHLYFLGVVVAPYYIDDLKSGKQLAFALIPYAIAGLIQDVLEKWFPNFYDNHDNTIQSLVVFSLIWAFSLWLISRKQTKALENERKQRFAEQEQNRMMAAMKVNLESEVRERTAELIRQTEELQQALSELKSTQAQLIQSEKMASLGELTAGIAHEIQNPLNFVNNFSEVSIELLEELKDEVLDKLPDEVKEDAGDIINDITQNLSKINQHGKRADAIVKGMLQHSRATTGKKEPTDINALADEYLRLSYHGLRAKDKSFNAGMKTSFDPDLGKIEAIPQDLGRVLLNLFNNSFYSVTEKKRVLGEGYEPTVTVNTQKVRSASGVNMVQITVEDNGTGIPQKVLDKIYQPFFTTKPTGQGTGLGLSMSYDIITKGHGGELKVETAEGEFARFVICIPVGNVA, from the coding sequence ATGAGTTTAGAACCTTTCCTTGCCGTATTTGTGATCACCCAATACAGGAGACATTTGAAAAATGATGACCTGCTAACCAAATGGAACAAATACCTTAACATTGGTTACTATATAGCCATTGCTATTTTCATATTTGATGTAAGCTTTGATCATGCGCACAAGTTGGCTATTGTTGTTGCCCACTTGTATTTTTTGGGTGTTGTAGTGGCGCCTTATTATATCGATGATCTGAAATCCGGCAAGCAACTTGCTTTTGCCTTGATCCCTTATGCTATCGCAGGGCTAATACAGGATGTGTTGGAAAAATGGTTCCCTAATTTTTATGATAACCATGATAATACCATACAAAGCCTGGTAGTATTTTCCTTAATCTGGGCATTTTCACTTTGGCTCATCAGCAGGAAACAAACTAAGGCCCTCGAAAATGAGCGTAAACAACGTTTTGCCGAGCAGGAACAAAACCGCATGATGGCCGCCATGAAGGTAAACCTTGAAAGTGAGGTTCGTGAGCGCACAGCTGAGCTTATTCGCCAAACAGAAGAATTACAGCAGGCGCTGTCCGAACTTAAAAGCACCCAGGCGCAACTGATCCAATCAGAAAAAATGGCTTCACTGGGCGAGCTTACCGCTGGTATCGCCCACGAGATCCAGAACCCGCTGAACTTTGTAAACAACTTTAGCGAGGTGAGTATCGAACTGCTTGAAGAACTAAAGGACGAAGTGCTTGATAAACTGCCCGACGAAGTAAAGGAAGATGCCGGCGATATCATTAACGACATCACCCAAAACCTGAGCAAAATAAACCAGCACGGCAAGCGTGCCGACGCCATTGTTAAAGGGATGCTTCAACATTCGCGGGCTACAACCGGTAAAAAAGAGCCCACAGATATCAACGCCCTTGCCGATGAATACCTGCGACTAAGCTATCATGGCCTGCGTGCTAAGGATAAATCATTTAATGCCGGCATGAAAACCAGCTTTGATCCAGATCTGGGTAAAATAGAAGCTATTCCGCAGGACCTGGGCCGCGTACTGCTTAACCTGTTCAATAATTCGTTTTACTCGGTTACCGAAAAGAAACGGGTTTTGGGCGAGGGCTATGAGCCAACAGTAACCGTTAATACCCAAAAGGTTCGGTCGGCATCAGGTGTCAATATGGTGCAAATTACGGTGGAAGATAATGGTACGGGCATCCCTCAAAAAGTTCTGGATAAAATTTACCAACCCTTTTTTACTACCAAACCTACCGGTCAGGGAACCGGCCTCGGGCTTTCCATGAGCTATGATATTATTACCAAGGGGCATGGTGGTGAACTTAAAGTTGAAACTGCCGAAGGCGAATTTGCCCGCTTTGTGATCTGTATACCTGTTGGCAATGTTGCCTAA